TCAATCAATTCACAAATTACTGATTCATTACCACTTTACTTGTATCATAAACAACATAACATAAAGTTGAGATCAAAAGAATGAACCCTGCAGCCTGAAATCCACATCTGATATTGTCACATGCACCTGCAGGGAAATTGAGCATCTACTTTATTGGGCCAAAGAAATTCACAAATTTTTAACATATTAAGCATCAACTCAACTTTACTTTAAATTGTGCTCTCAGCCCTATCTAAAAGCCATTATAAAgaaccaaaaacaaaacaaagagtaAAAACCGAGTACATGTCGACGATGTCGTGTTGTTTACCCTTCCCTACAACATAGTATCTGCATTTCAAAGACCGTTAACTACCCACCAAGACCAAGGACGAGAATGTTAGCTATTCACACGGGAACATGATGGCATGAACATGAACCACCACTTGTGGTTGTGAGCATTGTACTAGCTTCGTCAACGAGTTCTACTGCGCATGCTTTGGGTTTGATTTTCCAAATttagatatttttttattttccttatcctattttatttccttttattttaaagttttgatttttggtCACAATAAATGTACCCATCTTCAAAAGTTGCTAGCTTTCAGCATTTTAGTCTCCATAGAAAGATGGGTTGTTGTTACATTGGATTTTCATGGTGATAGCAATAGTGGGTAGTGTttgttttgggttttttttttgtgtttttgcacataaagttttgattttttcaaCTGGGTTGTGAAAATGTGGAGTAGGTGGTggagttgtggtggtggtgctgggTTGTTGAGGCAAAGGGGGTATAGTGTTTTCAATGGAAGTCATGGTTATGGGGGAAAGCTTCATCCTTTTGAACCTTTTTTGTTGGGTGTGAGGGATTTTGCAGTGgaatgtggtggtggtggtggtggaaggagAGGAGGGGTGGCTTCTTTCTCAGTTGGCGTGATGAAGCAGATGAAGAGGGGTATGACTTCCTCAACTACGGTTTCGTCGCCGCCGGATGGTGGAAAATCCAATTCATCAGAGaatgaaggtggtggtggtggtgctgctAGCAATGGTAATGGTAATGGTAATGGGACAATAGATGATTCTATATCCTTCTCTGAAGCTAAGAAGCTTATGAGATTGGTGAATGTGGAATCTCTCAAGATTAAGCTTGGTATGGAAGGGAAGGAGGTTATTGCCTACAGTGAGCTTCTTGAAGTGTGTGTGAGCATGGGTGTTGCTAGGAATCCAGAGGAGGCTTCGGCATTCGCCAAGGTTCTGGATGAGGCTGGGGTTATCCTTCTCTTTCGGGATAAGGTCTATCTGCATCCTGATAAGGTGAGTATTAAATGTTTGTTTGGTCCCTCTTTTCCTGATTAGTTGCATGTTTGAAaactcttctacaattgatttacTATTGATTTTGaagacataatcaattttgtAGGAGAAGCTACTATGTTTAAggattgattttgatgagatagaagctaatccaaacatgctattagtgcatgtttgggaAACACTTCTACAATTGATTGTGAAGGCATAATCAAT
This is a stretch of genomic DNA from Lotus japonicus ecotype B-129 chromosome 1, LjGifu_v1.2. It encodes these proteins:
- the LOC130733839 gene encoding calcium uniporter protein 6, mitochondrial-like, with protein sequence MWSRWWSCGGGAGLLRQRGYSVFNGSHGYGGKLHPFEPFLLGVRDFAVECGGGGGGRRGGVASFSVGVMKQMKRGMTSSTTVSSPPDGGKSNSSENEGGGGGAASNGNGNGNGTIDDSISFSEAKKLMRLVNVESLKIKLGMEGKEVIAYSELLEVCVSMGVARNPEEASAFAKVLDEAGVILLFRDKVYLHPDKVVDLVRRAVPMALTAESDPMREELKNLQDRKEEIDVLAHKQVRRILWSGLGFGVVSVGLFFRLTFWEFSWDVMEPIAFFTTTTGLVIGYAYFLFTSRDPTYQDLMKRLFLSRQRKLHRRFNFDVDRFVELQCKCKTPLDAKTILKNRIGVELDLEDALHRD